The Candidatus Eisenbacteria bacterium DNA window GTCTCCGGGAGCGCTCCCCAGAGGAAGAAGCGCGCCCGGAGCGCGTCATCCCCCCCCTTCGCCTCCCCCCTCCCATGGGCGGCGTAAACCACCGTCACCGTGTGAAAACGGGGATCCCTGCCCGGATCGCCGTAAGCACGGAACTGTCCGAGGATTTCGACCTCCAGGTTGGTCTCCTCCCGCCCCTCCCGCGCGGCGGCTTCCGGCAAATCCTCTCCATAATCCACGAACCCCCCCGGTAACGCCCACCCCTTCGGCGGGTTTCTCCTCTCGACCAACCAGAGGCCCGTCTCGTTTTGATCCATCAGAATCAAGTCCACCGTCGGAAAGGGATTCCGGTAACGCTCCACCTCTCCTCCGCAGTGCGGGCATCGCTTACTTTCCTTCGACATGAATCCCCTCCAGCCGTCCAGAGGCGGCCCAGGATCGATTTTCCCCTCCCTCGGAGTGTTCACGGACGAATCGAAGGAGAAGAAGCCCTCCAGGGCGATTCTCCTATTCCTCCGGAAACAGGGAAAGCGCTAAGCCGTCTCCGCGGGGAAACAAGAACGAGGGAACGCCGCCGGCGCCCCCTCGTTCTCTTTTATTCTCTTGTCTCGTAACGACTTAGTTCAGTCGGTACATCTCCACACGACGGTTCTGCAGGCGACCCGCCTCGGTGTCGTTCTTCGCAATCGGCTTGTCCTCGCCATAGCCGACCGCCTTCAGGCGGGCGGGGTTGATCCCCTTGTCGATCAGGTACTGCATGACCGACTTGGCTCTCTTGTCGGAAAGCTGCTTGTTGTACGCGTTGGACCCGACATTGTCGGTGTGTCCCTGAATCTCGACGCTCACGTCGGGGTTCGCTTCGAGAGCGCGCACCACTTCGTCCAACACCTTCTCCGAGCCGGCCTTCAGGGCGGCGCTGTTGAACTCGAAGTTCACGCCGTTCAGCACGGTGCGCGGAGCGATGTCCGGGCAGCCGTCCTCGTCCTGATAGCCGTTGAAGGTCTCGGCGTTGTTCATGCAGCGGTCCTTGTCATCCGGAATCCCGTCCTGATCGTTGTCCGGATCGGGGCAACCGTCTTTGTCCTCGAAACCATCGAAGTCTTCCGGCTCATGGATGCAGTTGTCGTAGATGTCGAGAATGCCGTCCTTGTCCTGGTCGTCCTCTTCCGGGCAGCCGTCGGAGTCGTCGATGCCGTCGAAATCTTCCGGCTCATCCGGGCAGGAATCCAGCTCGTCGATGATCCCGTCGCCGTCGTTATCCAGATCCGGGCAGCCGTCTTCGTCCTCGAAGCCGTCGAAGTCCTCGGCGGCGTTCGGGCACTCGTCCATGTAGTCGGAAATACCATCGCCGTCCCGGTCGCGCTCACGCTCGCCGAAAGCGAGGTTCAAGCTGATCCGGTGGTTCTCGCCGAAGGTCTCTTCCATTTCGTGGACATAGGCGTAATCCAAACCGAGACCATAGAAGCGCGGAACCTTGAAAC harbors:
- a CDS encoding NUDIX hydrolase, coding for MSKESKRCPHCGGEVERYRNPFPTVDLILMDQNETGLWLVERRNPPKGWALPGGFVDYGEDLPEAAAREGREETNLEVEILGQFRAYGDPGRDPRFHTVTVVYAAHGRGEAKGGDDALRARFFLWGALPETMAFDHREIIADWLAERG
- a CDS encoding PorV/PorQ family protein produces the protein MRFLGKGVPYLAVVGSIALLMGCVGFAFADNNHAVPYSRIGVGARALGMGGAFVAVADDPTATVWNPAGLARVEKLAFTFMYTGSYDYDRSHNFFGYAQNFGVASIGVGWTNSGWDKFKGYSSAGDPTGDFDISDNLVMLGLARQFGHFGFGIAGRLYDQKIDDESESGGGIDFGAYFEAHRRLNFGLAIQDIESKVGDDDVPFAVRGGFALNPIGDLLIAGDMVHEEDDETVYNVGAEMWFEYHPGYLMAVRAGMNEIGRDAQDNAYAVGLGFKVPRFYGLGLDYAYVHEMEETFGENHRISLNLAFGERERDRDGDGISDYMDECPNAAEDFDGFEDEDGCPDLDNDGDGIIDELDSCPDEPEDFDGIDDSDGCPEEDDQDKDGILDIYDNCIHEPEDFDGFEDKDGCPDPDNDQDGIPDDKDRCMNNAETFNGYQDEDGCPDIAPRTVLNGVNFEFNSAALKAGSEKVLDEVVRALEANPDVSVEIQGHTDNVGSNAYNKQLSDKRAKSVMQYLIDKGINPARLKAVGYGEDKPIAKNDTEAGRLQNRRVEMYRLN